The proteins below come from a single Nostoc sp. KVJ3 genomic window:
- the radC gene encoding RadC family protein: MTYCLRIADLPTNERPRERLMTHGAKILATAELIAILLGTGQGPGKLSAVGLGQFILSELGKHQRDPLAVLREVSPAELMQISGVGPAKATSILAAIELGKRAFQSRPNDGTLIDSPLAAAATLSQDLMWQTQERFAVVLLDVKNRLLGTQVITIGTATETLASPRDIFREVIRQGATRVIVAHNHPSGNLEPSQEDIELTRQLLAGAQLLGIPVLDHLILGNGNHQSLREITTLWDEHPQED; this comes from the coding sequence ATGACCTATTGCCTCAGAATTGCCGATCTACCTACAAATGAGCGTCCGCGTGAACGATTAATGACGCATGGTGCCAAAATTTTAGCTACAGCCGAGTTAATCGCAATTCTTCTAGGCACTGGTCAAGGGCCAGGGAAACTGTCTGCTGTGGGTTTGGGACAATTTATTTTAAGCGAATTAGGCAAACATCAACGCGATCCTTTGGCAGTTTTGCGAGAAGTTAGCCCCGCAGAATTGATGCAAATTTCTGGTGTTGGCCCGGCGAAGGCGACAAGTATTTTAGCAGCAATTGAATTGGGTAAACGCGCCTTTCAATCTCGACCCAATGACGGAACATTAATTGATAGCCCACTTGCTGCTGCTGCTACCCTCAGTCAAGATTTGATGTGGCAGACACAAGAACGTTTTGCAGTTGTGCTATTAGATGTTAAGAATCGCTTACTTGGTACGCAAGTAATTACTATTGGCACAGCAACCGAAACCTTAGCTTCTCCCCGTGATATTTTTCGGGAAGTTATTCGTCAAGGCGCAACGCGGGTAATAGTTGCCCACAACCATCCTTCTGGGAACCTTGAACCGAGTCAGGAAGATATAGAATTAACGCGCCAGTTGTTAGCAGGGGCGCAGCTTTTAGGGATTCCAGTACTAGATCATTTAATTTTGGGTAATGGCAATCATCAGAGTTTACGGGAAATAACAACCTTGTGGGATGAACATCCGCAAGAGGATTAA
- a CDS encoding rhomboid family intramembrane serine protease has translation MIPISDNIRFRSKPIINYWLIGVNIAVFLWELQLEFSDALGYFVNSWGVIPAQISGAITNAILFNNSAAWIIVIWRAFSLIFAIFLHGSFSQILGNLLFLWVFGKTVENILGHGRYLGFYLTAGILTGVVQILAEPSLTVPLIGANGAIAAILGAYIIKFPKAKIDTILPLIILYIPIELPAFFYIFWWFVQQLFYGIGSLNIPPVGVNQSGVVFWGQAVGLLIGAAFMRFKR, from the coding sequence ATGATTCCTATTAGTGATAATATCCGTTTTCGGAGTAAGCCGATTATTAATTACTGGTTGATTGGCGTTAATATTGCCGTATTTTTATGGGAACTTCAACTAGAATTTAGTGATGCATTAGGTTATTTTGTCAATAGTTGGGGTGTGATTCCAGCGCAGATTAGTGGGGCAATTACAAATGCTATTTTGTTTAACAACTCTGCGGCTTGGATAATTGTTATTTGGCGAGCATTTTCACTAATTTTTGCGATATTTCTCCACGGCAGTTTTAGTCAAATATTGGGAAATCTACTATTTTTGTGGGTTTTTGGTAAAACTGTAGAAAATATTCTAGGACATGGACGCTATTTAGGATTTTATCTGACGGCTGGCATTTTAACAGGGGTGGTACAAATTCTGGCTGAACCGAGTTTGACAGTACCATTGATTGGGGCAAATGGTGCGATCGCAGCTATTTTAGGAGCATATATTATAAAGTTTCCTAAAGCTAAAATTGATACCATTTTGCCGCTAATAATCTTGTATATCCCTATCGAACTTCCAGCCTTTTTTTATATATTTTGGTGGTTTGTGCAACAGTTATTTTATGGCATCGGCAGTCTAAATATCCCCCCCGTTGGCGTAAATCAATCGGGTGTTGTCTTCTGGGGACAAGCTGTAGGATTATTAATAGGCGCGGCTTTCATGCGATTTAAAAGATAA
- a CDS encoding tetratricopeptide repeat protein, which translates to MLGNTLVGRYQITSNLGGGGFGETFVAYDTQLPGSPQCVVKKLKLQANDPVTLETARRLFDTEAQVLYKLGTHDRIPQLLAYFEENAEFYLVQELIEGHDLSQELIPGKTLSQEQVISLLEELLTILEFVHQQNVIHRDVNPRNILRRNSDGKLILIDFGAVKQITTQVITPEGSIKGTVAIGTPGYIPGEQAHGTPKLSSDIYAVGIIAIQAITGLSPEEIIKDADTNEIIWHNQATVTPEFAQFLDKMVCYDFRQRYSSATVALQALKELTKPPAETIALTPHYPPKNIIKSQPKKGILVKIFMAIFLTGVGGIASIFIWNHINSNNAIELSKQGNTLFDLQRYQDALEVYEKAVDIRPDYAQGWNGQGKTLDKLKQYKEALAAYDKAIQIQPDYFEAWSGRGFVLANLQRYQEAIASFDKALQLNNQNSEVWNAKGEALSNLNQYDDAIKSYEKAIELKPDNYEAWYKKGLAFQNSNRYEEAIAAYQKVVDLKPDYEQAWYNLGNAQVNVRHYQDAFTAYDKAVQYKSNYYQAWFSRGNVLLNLQRYPEAIESFNQVIRYNPSNYQAWYNLGWSLHQSQRYEEAIKAYNKAATLKQRDYQLWYNLGNSQYILQKYEDAIASYNRAVRYKPDHSESWYSRGNALLNLKRYQDAIASYDRAIKYKPNYQQAIDARNQAQAQLQSQKPKPIIVPIIPVPNPTNPPQGTQ; encoded by the coding sequence ATGCTGGGAAACACACTTGTAGGAAGATACCAAATTACTAGTAACTTGGGAGGTGGTGGTTTTGGTGAAACTTTTGTGGCTTATGATACTCAATTACCCGGTTCACCTCAATGTGTCGTTAAGAAACTCAAACTCCAAGCAAACGATCCGGTAACTTTAGAGACAGCTAGGCGTTTATTTGATACAGAAGCACAAGTTCTATATAAATTAGGAACTCACGATCGCATTCCCCAACTTTTAGCTTACTTTGAGGAAAATGCCGAATTCTATCTCGTACAGGAATTGATCGAAGGCCACGACTTGAGTCAAGAATTAATCCCAGGTAAAACCCTCAGTCAAGAGCAAGTAATTTCACTTTTAGAAGAACTTTTGACCATTTTAGAATTTGTCCATCAACAGAATGTAATTCACCGTGATGTCAATCCTCGAAATATTCTCAGACGTAACTCTGATGGCAAGTTAATCTTAATTGATTTTGGTGCAGTTAAACAAATTACTACCCAAGTGATTACTCCCGAAGGTTCAATTAAAGGTACTGTTGCTATCGGTACGCCTGGGTATATTCCTGGAGAACAAGCTCATGGTACGCCAAAATTAAGCAGTGATATCTATGCTGTGGGAATAATTGCTATTCAAGCTATCACTGGATTATCCCCAGAGGAAATAATCAAAGATGCTGATACTAATGAAATTATCTGGCACAATCAAGCTACGGTAACGCCAGAATTCGCTCAATTCTTAGATAAAATGGTGTGCTACGACTTTCGACAACGCTATTCTTCAGCAACGGTAGCATTACAAGCACTGAAAGAGTTAACAAAACCACCTGCCGAAACAATAGCCTTAACTCCTCATTATCCACCAAAGAATATAATCAAATCTCAACCAAAAAAAGGTATTTTAGTTAAAATTTTTATGGCAATATTTTTAACTGGTGTCGGTGGAATAGCATCAATCTTTATTTGGAATCACATTAATTCAAATAACGCTATAGAATTATCCAAGCAAGGAAATACACTTTTTGATTTGCAACGCTATCAAGACGCATTAGAAGTATATGAAAAAGCCGTTGATATTAGACCAGATTATGCTCAAGGATGGAATGGTCAAGGTAAAACACTCGATAAATTAAAACAATATAAAGAAGCATTAGCTGCCTATGATAAAGCGATTCAAATTCAGCCAGATTATTTTGAAGCTTGGAGTGGACGAGGTTTTGTATTAGCAAATCTCCAGCGATATCAAGAAGCGATCGCTTCTTTTGATAAAGCCTTACAATTAAATAATCAAAATTCGGAAGTCTGGAATGCTAAGGGTGAAGCTTTAAGTAATTTAAACCAATATGACGATGCCATTAAATCTTATGAAAAAGCGATTGAACTCAAACCAGATAATTACGAAGCTTGGTACAAAAAAGGATTAGCTTTTCAGAATTCTAATCGATATGAAGAAGCGATCGCAGCCTATCAAAAAGTCGTTGATTTAAAACCAGACTATGAGCAAGCTTGGTATAATTTGGGAAATGCACAAGTCAATGTGCGACACTATCAAGATGCATTTACAGCTTATGATAAAGCGGTGCAATACAAATCAAACTATTATCAAGCCTGGTTTTCGAGAGGTAATGTACTGCTCAATTTACAACGCTATCCAGAAGCAATTGAATCTTTTAATCAAGTAATTAGATACAATCCTAGTAACTATCAAGCATGGTATAATCTTGGATGGTCGCTGCATCAAAGCCAACGCTATGAAGAAGCAATAAAAGCTTATAATAAAGCCGCAACACTTAAGCAAAGAGATTATCAACTATGGTATAATCTGGGAAATTCACAATATATCTTGCAAAAATACGAAGATGCGATCGCATCTTACAATAGGGCAGTTCGTTATAAACCAGACCATTCGGAAAGCTGGTATAGCAGAGGCAACGCTCTACTAAATTTGAAACGGTATCAGGATGCGATCGCATCTTACGATCGGGCTATAAAATACAAGCCTAATTACCAACAAGCAATAGACGCGCGCAATCAAGCCCAAGCCCAACTGCAATCCCAGAAACCCAAGCCGATAATTGTGCCAATTATTCCAGTTCCCAATCCCACCAATCCACCACAGGGGACACAATAA
- a CDS encoding NAD(P)/FAD-dependent oxidoreductase → MVVSLEKNAPHQVVVIGGGFGGLYTAKALKTANVNVTLIDKRNFHLFQPLLYQVATGTLSPADISAPLRSVFSKSKNTKVLLGEVNDIDPKAQQVILGDEVVPYDTLIVATGANHSYFGKDTWKEFAPGLKTVEDAIEMRRRIFSAFEAAEKQTDPEKRRALLTFVIVGGGPTGVELAGAIAELAYQTLTEDFRSIDTSEAKILLLQGGDRILPHISPELSQVAAESLQKLGVVIHTQTRVTNIENNIVTFKQGDELTEITSKTILWAAGVQGSPMGKVLAERTGVECDRAGRVIVEPDLTIKGYKNIFVVGDLGNFSHQNGKPLPGVAPVAKQQGEYVAKLIKRRLQGQTLPQFRYNDVGTLAMIGQNLAVVDLGLIKLKGFIAWAFWLVIHIYFLIEFDTKIVVAIQWAWNYITRNRRSRLITGREAFGETKTVNNRVQQPSVTPL, encoded by the coding sequence ATGGTAGTTTCACTTGAGAAAAATGCACCACATCAGGTAGTCGTAATTGGTGGTGGCTTTGGTGGACTGTATACAGCAAAGGCTCTGAAGACAGCCAATGTAAATGTAACTCTCATTGATAAACGTAATTTCCACCTATTTCAGCCGCTTTTATATCAAGTTGCTACAGGTACGCTATCACCTGCTGATATTTCCGCACCATTACGATCTGTATTCAGCAAAAGCAAGAATACAAAAGTCTTGTTGGGAGAAGTGAATGATATCGATCCAAAAGCGCAACAAGTTATTTTAGGTGATGAAGTAGTACCTTACGATACATTAATTGTTGCCACAGGTGCTAATCATTCCTATTTTGGTAAAGATACCTGGAAAGAATTTGCTCCTGGCTTGAAAACTGTTGAAGATGCGATAGAAATGCGTCGTCGGATATTTTCGGCATTTGAAGCGGCAGAAAAACAAACTGATCCAGAAAAACGCCGTGCTTTGTTGACTTTTGTGATTGTGGGGGGTGGCCCGACCGGTGTAGAATTAGCAGGTGCGATCGCAGAATTGGCATATCAAACTCTCACAGAAGATTTCCGCAGCATCGACACCTCAGAAGCGAAAATTTTACTATTGCAAGGTGGCGATCGCATCCTCCCACACATTTCGCCAGAGTTATCGCAAGTAGCAGCAGAATCTTTGCAGAAGTTGGGTGTGGTTATTCACACTCAAACCAGAGTCACAAATATTGAAAATAACATCGTTACTTTCAAGCAAGGCGATGAATTGACCGAAATTACCTCAAAAACCATATTGTGGGCAGCAGGTGTTCAAGGTTCGCCTATGGGGAAAGTCTTAGCAGAACGTACAGGTGTAGAATGCGATCGCGCCGGACGGGTGATTGTAGAACCGGACTTGACTATCAAGGGTTATAAAAACATTTTTGTAGTGGGAGATTTAGGCAACTTCTCTCACCAAAATGGTAAACCTTTACCTGGTGTTGCACCTGTAGCTAAACAACAAGGAGAGTATGTAGCTAAACTCATTAAACGAAGGTTGCAAGGTCAGACTTTGCCACAATTTCGTTATAATGACGTGGGCACTTTGGCGATGATTGGCCAAAATTTAGCTGTTGTAGATTTAGGCTTAATCAAACTCAAAGGTTTCATTGCTTGGGCTTTTTGGTTAGTAATTCACATCTACTTCTTAATCGAGTTTGATACTAAAATAGTAGTAGCAATTCAATGGGCGTGGAATTATATCACTCGGAATCGTCGCTCTAGATTGATTACAGGTCGAGAAGCTTTTGGAGAAACAAAAACTGTTAACAATAGGGTGCAACAACCTTCTGTTACACCTCTGTAA
- a CDS encoding amino acid ABC transporter substrate-binding protein: protein MFINTKINLLRLPAFTKSQIYKNFAPAIFGLILPAFMSGVAGAETVMQKVVRTGVLTAGTSRDALPFAYSDSQGKLIGYSVDMLTLIQKQLEKELGKKIQLKLVGLTPAERIPKIINRQVDIICDASSFTWERNKKVDFSISYGVTGTQILIKKDSNLGSPESLINKRVGVLAGTTNEQAIKQTQPQAKLVYFKTRLEGFTALQEGKIDAFASDSILLEGWLQRGKNQASFAIAPPRPYSREGIACMVPENNSKFLNSVNYSLVKFMQGFVNNNPKYVAIFDRWFGSQGVVFLNRDLRDLAVETMQLMIEFHEEIPQKDL from the coding sequence ATGTTTATTAATACTAAAATAAATCTCTTGCGTTTACCTGCTTTTACTAAGTCGCAGATATATAAAAATTTTGCACCTGCGATCTTTGGTTTGATATTACCAGCATTTATGTCTGGTGTTGCAGGGGCGGAGACTGTGATGCAAAAAGTAGTACGAACCGGAGTATTAACGGCTGGTACAAGTCGAGATGCTTTACCCTTTGCATACTCTGACAGTCAAGGAAAATTGATTGGTTATTCTGTGGATATGCTGACTTTGATCCAAAAGCAGTTAGAGAAAGAATTAGGCAAAAAAATTCAACTTAAATTAGTTGGACTTACCCCAGCCGAAAGAATTCCTAAGATAATTAACCGACAAGTTGATATTATCTGTGATGCTAGTAGCTTTACCTGGGAGCGAAATAAAAAGGTTGATTTTTCCATCAGCTATGGTGTAACAGGGACTCAAATCTTAATTAAGAAGGATAGCAATTTAGGTTCCCCGGAATCTCTGATTAATAAGCGTGTGGGTGTGCTGGCTGGAACTACCAACGAACAAGCCATCAAGCAGACACAACCCCAAGCCAAGCTTGTATATTTTAAGACTAGACTAGAAGGGTTTACTGCTTTGCAAGAGGGTAAAATTGACGCTTTTGCATCTGATAGTATTCTTTTAGAAGGATGGTTACAAAGAGGAAAAAATCAAGCTAGTTTTGCGATCGCACCTCCTCGTCCCTATTCACGAGAAGGAATTGCTTGCATGGTTCCTGAGAATAACTCTAAATTTCTCAACTCAGTGAACTATTCTCTTGTTAAGTTTATGCAAGGGTTTGTTAACAATAACCCCAAATATGTTGCGATTTTTGACCGTTGGTTTGGTTCTCAAGGTGTTGTATTTCTAAATCGGGACTTACGCGATTTAGCTGTGGAAACCATGCAATTGATGATAGAGTTTCACGAAGAGATTCCCCAGAAAGATTTATAG
- a CDS encoding response regulator — translation MINNNALGLRQFNLSADQFAALFPFHLVIDREMKIVQVGEVLQRILEPITILNNSLEEHFCINRPNCPVSFESICQQTRSLFLLKSHHKEMQLKGQMVYVEGGNHLVFLGSPWITDITALNKLELSIADFPLYDSVADYLFLLQAKNSALADAKKLTAKLTEQRVELRTTASRLTKLIESLQVGILLEDENRHVVVANQEFCNLFGIQLAPEALKGLDCWQASQMSKQLFVEPERFIQRLDEILSQGQIILNQEWQLQDGRIFEQDYVAIVVDQKFYGHLWKYRDITLRKQSENALRSSEEQLKLALDAVDEGLWDWNLATGEVYRSPRWYTMLGYDPEELDKDIKVINKLLHPEDRRLVQQRLIAHLKGKTPFYEVQARFLTKSGKWKWILDRGKLVNRDSQGKFLRIVGTHLDITERKKAEEALQEQYQRALLLKQITEEIRQSLQLEKILQTTVTEVQRILQADRVLIFQIKPDGSGEVVQEAVVPEWSVILNKDICDACLQDRYLDLYRDGQITAISDLGFTGLKSCQIEQCQIKSNLIVPILVRKDLWGLLILHQHNRPRQWTELEMDLLKHLADQMGIALTQAQLLAKETHQANLLAQQNEELNLAKQAAEAANMSKSNFLATMSHEIRTPMNAVIGMTGLLLDTPLKPEQLDYVETIRNSGDALLTIINDILDFSKIESGNLELEEQPFDLQVCVEEALDLLAPQAALKGIELMYELQSQTPNLIVGDITRLRQILWNLVSNAVKFTNVGEVAIAIAMQQQVLKPNPATGDRLYYEFLFAVSDTGIGIPSDRVDRLFKPFSQVDASMTRRYGGTGLGLAISKRLSEIMGGRMWVESETFKGSTFYFTLMLQVDSATIDNSLSIYPEFVGKRLLLAADNINLRKCLTGKLQSWGVDVQSVELRAAVTCLIQEDPFDLIILDIDSPHLNICNLTAQIRAIPRQHNLPLVMLTFKGKQTLEVKQIASEFTAFLHKPVRHYQLYNTLLQIWRGSWSSKRDSQITIPSYSRLPTPNLPKIDVQPPQSLPLKILLVEDVLVNQKIALKMLQRLGFRADVANNGREALEALQRQRYDIVFMDIQMPEMDGWETTIRIRQEFSPHAQPWITAMTAHARLEDRQECLRVGMDDYISKPIRIEAMEAVLKNFEIQQCQDSESADLIDLPESALLSISSDPCLEKTIDQRFLQELENMGESDGKHLVAELIQIYLKDAPMRIQTIKEAITLKDRSKLQKAAHALRSPSLSIGAVKLGDICETLEKAAINQPLEQIDQIYGLINQLESEYKNFITALQSLYPF, via the coding sequence ATGATAAATAATAATGCTCTAGGGTTAAGGCAATTCAATCTTAGTGCTGACCAATTTGCAGCATTGTTTCCCTTTCATCTGGTCATAGATAGAGAGATGAAGATTGTCCAGGTGGGTGAGGTACTTCAACGCATTTTAGAACCTATTACAATCCTCAATAATTCCCTAGAGGAACATTTTTGCATCAATCGCCCCAATTGTCCAGTTAGCTTTGAATCCATTTGCCAACAAACGCGATCGCTGTTTCTTCTGAAATCTCATCACAAAGAAATGCAGCTAAAGGGACAGATGGTATATGTGGAGGGTGGCAATCATTTGGTATTTCTTGGCTCTCCTTGGATTACTGATATTACCGCTCTAAACAAGCTAGAACTAAGCATTGCTGATTTTCCTCTATATGACTCAGTTGCAGATTATTTATTTCTCTTACAAGCTAAGAATTCCGCTCTTGCAGATGCCAAAAAACTAACTGCGAAACTCACAGAACAAAGGGTTGAATTAAGAACTACGGCTTCTCGACTGACAAAGCTGATTGAAAGTTTACAGGTTGGTATTTTGCTAGAAGACGAGAACCGACATGTTGTTGTGGCAAATCAAGAGTTCTGCAATCTATTTGGTATTCAACTTGCTCCAGAAGCTTTAAAAGGACTGGATTGTTGGCAAGCATCCCAAATGAGTAAACAACTTTTTGTTGAGCCAGAAAGATTTATCCAGCGCTTAGATGAGATCCTGAGCCAAGGACAAATAATTCTCAATCAAGAATGGCAACTCCAAGATGGACGAATCTTTGAACAAGACTATGTAGCGATTGTGGTCGATCAGAAATTCTACGGTCATTTGTGGAAATATCGTGATATTACCCTCCGAAAACAATCGGAAAATGCTCTGAGATCAAGTGAAGAACAGTTAAAATTGGCGCTGGATGCAGTAGACGAAGGGCTTTGGGATTGGAATTTAGCAACTGGAGAAGTTTATCGTAGCCCACGCTGGTACACAATGCTGGGTTATGACCCAGAGGAACTGGACAAAGATATTAAAGTTATTAATAAGTTGCTCCATCCCGAAGACCGACGGTTGGTGCAACAACGGCTGATAGCTCACCTCAAAGGTAAGACACCTTTCTATGAGGTGCAAGCCCGCTTTCTCACGAAATCAGGAAAATGGAAGTGGATTTTGGATCGGGGTAAGTTGGTAAACCGTGATTCCCAAGGAAAATTCTTGAGAATAGTGGGAACTCATTTGGATATTACCGAACGCAAAAAGGCAGAAGAAGCTTTACAGGAGCAGTACCAACGCGCTCTTCTTCTCAAGCAAATTACTGAAGAAATTCGTCAGTCCTTGCAACTAGAAAAAATCCTCCAGACAACAGTAACGGAAGTTCAGCGGATTTTACAAGCCGATCGCGTTCTAATTTTTCAAATTAAACCTGATGGTTCTGGTGAAGTTGTTCAAGAAGCAGTAGTCCCAGAATGGTCAGTGATTTTAAACAAGGATATTTGTGATGCTTGTCTTCAGGATAGATACCTGGATTTGTATCGTGACGGACAGATTACCGCCATTTCAGATTTAGGATTCACAGGATTGAAATCCTGCCAAATCGAGCAGTGTCAGATAAAATCCAATCTGATCGTACCAATTTTGGTACGGAAAGATTTGTGGGGATTATTAATTCTCCATCAGCACAATCGCCCCAGGCAATGGACTGAATTAGAAATGGATCTGCTCAAACACCTAGCAGATCAAATGGGTATTGCCCTTACCCAAGCACAATTGCTAGCGAAGGAAACCCATCAAGCCAATTTGCTCGCCCAGCAAAATGAAGAGCTTAACCTTGCCAAGCAAGCAGCCGAGGCTGCCAATATGTCCAAGAGTAATTTCCTGGCCACGATGAGCCATGAAATTCGGACACCGATGAATGCGGTCATTGGTATGACTGGATTACTTTTGGATACTCCCCTTAAACCTGAGCAACTCGACTATGTAGAGACTATCCGTAATAGTGGCGATGCATTATTGACTATTATCAATGATATTCTCGACTTTTCTAAGATTGAGTCGGGCAATTTAGAGTTGGAAGAACAACCCTTTGACTTGCAAGTTTGTGTGGAAGAAGCTCTGGATTTGCTCGCTCCGCAAGCAGCTTTGAAAGGCATCGAGCTAATGTATGAATTGCAGTCGCAGACACCAAATCTGATCGTTGGTGATATTACCCGCCTACGCCAAATTCTCTGGAATTTAGTCAGCAATGCCGTCAAGTTCACGAATGTGGGAGAAGTTGCGATCGCGATCGCTATGCAGCAGCAAGTTCTCAAACCAAATCCCGCAACTGGCGATCGTTTATACTACGAATTTCTCTTTGCAGTGAGCGATACAGGTATTGGTATACCTAGCGATCGCGTAGATAGATTGTTTAAGCCCTTTAGTCAGGTCGATGCCTCTATGACTCGACGTTATGGCGGTACTGGCTTGGGATTAGCTATCAGCAAGCGCCTAAGCGAAATTATGGGGGGGAGAATGTGGGTAGAAAGTGAAACTTTTAAAGGTTCTACTTTCTATTTCACACTAATGCTGCAAGTAGATTCTGCTACCATTGATAATTCTTTGAGTATTTATCCAGAGTTTGTTGGCAAGAGATTACTACTAGCAGCAGATAACATCAATTTGAGGAAATGCTTAACCGGGAAACTTCAGAGTTGGGGAGTAGATGTCCAATCTGTAGAATTAAGGGCTGCCGTCACGTGCTTAATCCAAGAAGATCCCTTTGACCTAATTATATTGGATATCGATAGCCCCCACCTGAATATCTGCAATCTGACGGCTCAAATTCGGGCTATACCCAGACAGCATAATTTACCTTTGGTGATGTTGACTTTTAAAGGCAAGCAAACTTTAGAGGTAAAGCAGATAGCCTCTGAATTTACAGCCTTTTTGCATAAGCCTGTGCGACATTACCAGTTATACAATACGCTTTTGCAAATCTGGCGTGGTAGTTGGTCTAGCAAGCGCGATTCTCAAATTACCATTCCTTCTTACTCCCGCTTGCCTACACCAAATCTCCCAAAAATTGATGTCCAGCCTCCCCAAAGTTTGCCACTGAAGATTCTCTTAGTTGAGGATGTGTTGGTAAACCAAAAAATTGCTCTCAAGATGCTGCAACGGTTGGGTTTTCGGGCAGATGTGGCTAATAATGGGCGGGAAGCTCTGGAAGCTTTGCAACGGCAACGCTACGATATTGTGTTTATGGACATCCAAATGCCGGAAATGGATGGCTGGGAAACAACTATTCGCATTCGTCAAGAATTCTCTCCTCATGCTCAACCTTGGATAACTGCCATGACTGCCCATGCCCGCCTAGAAGATCGTCAGGAGTGCTTAAGGGTCGGGATGGATGATTATATTAGTAAGCCGATTCGCATTGAGGCGATGGAAGCGGTTCTGAAAAATTTTGAGATTCAGCAATGTCAAGATTCAGAGTCTGCTGATTTGATAGATTTACCTGAGTCTGCATTACTTTCTATATCTTCAGATCCCTGTTTAGAAAAGACAATTGACCAACGTTTTCTGCAAGAACTAGAAAACATGGGAGAAAGTGATGGTAAGCATCTAGTCGCTGAACTAATTCAAATTTACTTAAAAGATGCTCCCATGAGAATACAGACAATTAAAGAAGCTATTACTCTTAAAGACCGCTCAAAGTTGCAAAAAGCGGCTCATGCTTTGCGATCGCCCAGTCTTAGCATTGGTGCTGTTAAGCTGGGAGATATCTGTGAAACCTTAGAGAAGGCTGCCATAAATCAACCATTAGAGCAAATAGATCAAATTTATGGGCTGATTAATCAGCTAGAAAGTGAATATAAAAATTTCATCACGGCTCTTCAAAGCCTCTATCCTTTTTAA
- a CDS encoding heme NO-binding domain-containing protein, with translation MYGLVNKAIQDMICKYHGDDTWETIKQKAALEDIDFFIGIDGYPDDVTYCLVEAACEVLNIPAHEILTAFGEYWLTYTAEEGYGELLASAGNSLPQFIENLDNLHARVGLIFSELRPPSFECEHNSDKSMNLHYQSTRQGLSPMVIGLLQGLGKRFHTKMDVIQTGFREQGDPHDIFSIKYKDSQCDDK, from the coding sequence ATGTATGGTCTAGTCAACAAAGCAATTCAAGACATGATTTGCAAATACCACGGTGACGATACTTGGGAAACTATTAAACAAAAGGCTGCACTTGAGGATATTGACTTTTTTATTGGTATAGATGGTTATCCTGACGATGTTACCTATTGTTTAGTTGAAGCCGCTTGTGAGGTATTAAATATACCTGCACACGAAATTCTGACAGCCTTTGGAGAATACTGGCTTACCTATACTGCCGAAGAAGGCTATGGAGAGCTTTTAGCCAGCGCTGGAAACTCATTACCTCAGTTCATAGAGAATCTTGACAACCTTCATGCTCGAGTGGGTTTGATTTTTTCGGAACTTCGTCCCCCATCTTTTGAGTGTGAACACAACAGCGATAAATCTATGAATCTCCACTATCAATCTACTCGGCAAGGATTATCTCCAATGGTGATTGGTTTACTCCAGGGATTGGGAAAACGCTTTCACACAAAGATGGATGTTATCCAAACTGGTTTTCGCGAACAGGGAGATCCTCACGATATATTCTCTATTAAATATAAAGATTCCCAGTGTGATGATAAATAA